From the Microtus ochrogaster isolate Prairie Vole_2 chromosome 8, MicOch1.0, whole genome shotgun sequence genome, the window GCATCTCTCCAAGGAGGCGTCTCAGGAGGAGGGCGCGCCCGTCGGGGGATCGCGCGGAGCGCCGGGCAGGGCGGCGGCGACAGCGGCGGAGCCGTCCGCGGCTGCTGCGTGCGGAGGCGCAGCCGGTTACGTAAAGATGAGGGGCTGAGGTCGCCTCGGCGCTCCCGCGAGTCGCGAGCTCCCGCGCCCCCGCCCCCTCGGTCTCGCCGCACCGGGCTCGTCGTCCGCGGCCAAGGTAGGGCTAGCCGAAGCTCCGCAGACACCGACAAGTTTGGCCGCACCGCCCGGGGTGCCGTCGCCCGCACCATGTCCGCGGCCGCCTACATGGACTTCGTAGCTGCCCAGTGTCTGGTTTCCATCTCCAACCGCACCGCGGTGCCGGAGCATGGGGGCGCTCCGGACACCGAGCGACTGCAACTACCTGAGCGCGAGGTGACCAAGGAGCACGGTGACCCGGGGGACACCTGGAAGGATTATTGCACACTGGTCACCATCGCCAAGAGCTTGTTGGACCTGAACAAGTACCGACCCATCCAGACCCCCTCGGTGTGCAGCGACAGTCTGGAGAGTCCCGATGAGGATATAGGATCCGACAGCGACGTGACCACCGAATCTGGGTCGAGTCCTTCCCACAGCCCGGAGGAGAGACAGGATTCTGGCAACACGCCCAGCCCgctctccctcctccactctgGAGTGGCTGCGAAGGGGAAACACGCCTCCGAAAAGAGGCACAAGTGCCCCTACAGTGGCTGTGGGAAAGTCTATGGAAAATCCTCCCATCTTAAAGCCCATTACAGAGTGCATAC encodes:
- the Klf9 gene encoding Krueppel-like factor 9, whose protein sequence is MSAAAYMDFVAAQCLVSISNRTAVPEHGGAPDTERLQLPEREVTKEHGDPGDTWKDYCTLVTIAKSLLDLNKYRPIQTPSVCSDSLESPDEDIGSDSDVTTESGSSPSHSPEERQDSGNTPSPLSLLHSGVAAKGKHASEKRHKCPYSGCGKVYGKSSHLKAHYRVHTGERPFPCTWPDCLKKFSRSDELTRHYRTHTGEKQFRCPLCEKRFMRSDHLTKHARRHTEFHPSMIKRSKKALASPL